Proteins encoded together in one Pseudomonadota bacterium window:
- a CDS encoding DNA-directed RNA polymerase subunit alpha yields the protein MTVNIKNWQELKKPNSLEMKAGGDPNRKATFVAEPLERGFGLTLGNALRRVLLSSLQGAAITSIKIENVLHEFSSLAGVREDVTDIVLNVKQIALKMEGDGGPKRLQLSATGPATVTAGDIAVSGDIEVLNKDLVICHLDEGASLNAELTADIGKGYVPAVANRPADAPIGLIPVDSLYSPIRQVSYKVENTRVGQELDYDKLALTIETDGTVSPEDAIAYAARILQDQLQLFVHFEDSLAASTPANQGAQSQEESDANQLNRYLLKKVDELELSVRSANCLKNDNIIYIGDLVQKTEAEMLRTPNFGRKSLNEIKEVLSSMGLRLGMDIPGWPPENIEEMAKKLEQELLG from the coding sequence ATGACTGTCAACATCAAGAACTGGCAGGAATTGAAAAAGCCGAACAGCCTCGAAATGAAAGCTGGCGGCGATCCCAACCGCAAGGCGACTTTTGTAGCCGAACCGCTGGAACGTGGCTTCGGCCTGACGCTGGGCAATGCCTTGCGCCGGGTGCTGCTGTCGTCGCTGCAGGGTGCGGCGATCACCTCGATCAAGATCGAGAATGTGCTGCATGAATTCTCCTCGCTCGCCGGTGTGCGCGAGGACGTCACCGATATCGTGCTCAATGTGAAGCAGATCGCGCTGAAAATGGAAGGCGATGGTGGTCCCAAGCGGCTGCAGCTTTCCGCTACCGGACCGGCGACCGTCACGGCTGGTGATATTGCTGTTTCCGGCGACATTGAAGTGCTCAACAAGGATCTGGTGATCTGCCACCTTGATGAAGGTGCGTCGCTTAACGCCGAACTGACCGCCGATATCGGCAAGGGCTATGTTCCGGCTGTCGCCAACCGTCCGGCCGATGCACCGATTGGTCTGATCCCCGTCGACTCGCTCTACTCGCCGATCCGTCAGGTCAGCTACAAGGTGGAAAACACCCGTGTTGGCCAGGAACTGGATTATGACAAGCTGGCGCTGACCATCGAGACCGATGGTACGGTGAGCCCTGAGGACGCGATTGCCTATGCTGCACGCATCCTGCAGGACCAGTTGCAGCTGTTCGTCCATTTCGAAGATTCGCTGGCAGCATCAACCCCTGCCAATCAGGGCGCGCAGAGCCAGGAAGAAAGCGACGCAAACCAGCTCAACCGCTATCTGCTGAAGAAGGTCGACGAGCTGGAGCTGTCGGTGCGTTCGGCCAACTGCCTGAAGAACGACAATATCATCTATATTGGCGATCTGGTGCAGAAGACCGAAGCCGAAATGCTGCGCACGCCGAATTTCGGCCGCAAGTCGCTGAACGAGATCAAGGAAGTCCTGTCCAGCATGGGTCTGCGCCTCGGCATGGATATCCCAGGCTGGCCGCCTGAAAACATTGAAGAAATGGCCAAGAAGCTCGAACAGGAGCTGCTGGGTTAA
- the rplQ gene encoding 50S ribosomal protein L17, whose translation MKHKIGKRKLQRTSSHRVALLRNMAAALIKHEQITTTLAKARELRPYTEKLITLAKKGGLSNRRLADARLKDDEQLKKLFDVLAERYADRQGGYTRVLKAGFRASDSAAMAVIELVDRDEDAKGQNSGPDQNAIDEYAEA comes from the coding sequence ATGAAGCACAAAATCGGCAAACGCAAATTGCAGCGCACCTCTTCGCATCGCGTGGCATTGCTGCGCAATATGGCGGCGGCGCTGATCAAGCATGAGCAGATCACCACGACGCTGGCCAAGGCGCGTGAACTGCGTCCCTATACCGAGAAGCTGATCACCCTGGCCAAAAAGGGTGGCCTGTCGAACCGCCGTCTCGCCGATGCCCGGCTCAAAGACGATGAACAGCTCAAAAAGCTTTTCGACGTTTTGGCCGAGCGCTATGCTGATCGTCAGGGCGGCTATACCCGGGTGCTGAAAGCCGGTTTCCGCGCTTCGGACAGCGCTGCCATGGCAGTGATCGAACTGGTGGATCGCGACGAAGACGCCAAGGGTCAAAACAGCGGTCCGGACCAGAACGCCATAGATGAATATGCCGAGGCGTAA
- a CDS encoding MFS transporter → MAQPFIPPCQESRIRAEDCPRAARREPGRRVRAITLTACILASSMAFIDGSALTVALPQLRTEFGGNITAVQWVLNGYILALAAFTMIGGALADSYGRARMLIWGCAAFGLASLACALSSGAAMLVTARIFQGLAAAIVTPSSLALIGEVFARQDRARAIGIWAGASALTTAAGPVLGGWLTETFSWRGVFWINLPIAVAAVSLLLATRRPALTNARAFDVAGAVLLALALTGLAYGLSALGPGEGGSGEPPEIRLAPSALSGLLLGVLLFVAFLFWERRATQPMVPPGLFASRCFSGLNLATLLIYIGLSITFFLLPFHLIENYNLTATQAGMVFLPFTLLVGVTSGYFGGLADRIGTKALLIAGPLLAAAGFALFVVNAGLDLVYAALLPMGVAGLGFAAIVAPLTSAVMNSVDGSDEGLASGINNTASRIAQMVGIALAALFVTAGSGFVTGMAIAATLCAAGALVILLTLPGQRQPDAGQAKGAEG, encoded by the coding sequence ATGGCACAGCCCTTCATCCCACCCTGTCAGGAGAGCCGCATCAGGGCTGAAGACTGCCCTCGCGCCGCCAGGCGTGAGCCGGGACGGCGAGTGCGTGCGATCACCCTCACCGCCTGTATCCTCGCCTCTTCCATGGCGTTTATCGACGGCTCGGCGCTGACCGTGGCGCTGCCGCAGCTCCGGACCGAATTTGGCGGTAATATCACCGCCGTTCAATGGGTGCTCAACGGCTATATATTGGCGCTGGCCGCGTTCACAATGATCGGCGGCGCGCTCGCCGACAGCTATGGCCGCGCCCGGATGCTGATATGGGGTTGCGCCGCCTTTGGGCTGGCATCTTTGGCCTGTGCGCTGTCGTCCGGTGCCGCCATGCTGGTCACGGCGCGCATCTTCCAGGGCCTCGCCGCCGCGATTGTCACCCCGTCCAGCCTGGCGCTGATCGGCGAAGTCTTTGCCAGGCAGGACCGCGCGCGTGCTATCGGCATATGGGCCGGGGCATCAGCGCTGACCACGGCAGCGGGGCCGGTACTCGGCGGCTGGCTGACCGAGACGTTCAGCTGGCGCGGCGTGTTCTGGATCAACCTGCCCATTGCCGTCGCCGCGGTATCACTGCTGCTCGCAACGCGGCGCCCGGCGCTGACCAATGCCAGAGCGTTCGATGTTGCCGGGGCAGTATTGCTGGCGCTGGCGCTGACCGGCCTGGCCTATGGCCTGTCGGCACTTGGGCCGGGCGAAGGCGGGTCCGGTGAGCCGCCGGAGATTAGGCTGGCGCCGTCGGCTCTTTCGGGCTTGCTGCTTGGAGTGTTGCTATTTGTGGCATTCCTGTTCTGGGAGCGCCGCGCAACGCAACCGATGGTCCCGCCCGGGCTATTCGCTTCGCGCTGCTTTTCCGGGCTCAATCTGGCAACACTGTTGATCTATATCGGCCTTTCCATCACCTTCTTCTTGCTGCCCTTTCATCTGATCGAAAACTATAACCTCACCGCAACCCAGGCAGGCATGGTGTTCCTGCCCTTTACCCTACTGGTTGGCGTGACCTCGGGCTATTTTGGCGGGCTGGCCGACAGGATCGGCACCAAAGCTTTACTGATCGCTGGACCGCTACTGGCGGCGGCAGGATTTGCACTGTTTGTCGTCAATGCCGGACTAGATCTGGTCTATGCCGCCTTGCTGCCCATGGGCGTGGCCGGGCTGGGCTTTGCCGCGATTGTTGCGCCGCTGACCTCAGCGGTGATGAACAGCGTCGATGGGAGTGATGAAGGACTGGCCTCGGGCATCAACAACACCGCCAGCCGAATCGCCCAGATGGTCGGGATAGCGCTGGCGGCGCTGTTCGTCACGGCAGGTAGCGGCTTTGTCACCGGCATGGCCATTGCCGCAACGCTGTGCGCCGCCGGAGCGTTGGTCATCCTGCTCACACTGCCGGGGCAGAGGCAGCCCGACGCCGGACAAGCAAAAGGGGCGGAAGGATAG
- a CDS encoding prolyl oligopeptidase family serine peptidase — MRSTRFFAMILGSAAMIATPSQARADDDSINDDTATAPAIDILSGQLDYPETRTVDVVEPQFGVDVADPYRWLENDVREDSAVAQWVEQQNAVTNAYLDVLPGREALARKMTAFYDYERFGLPVARDGKYFYSRNDGLQNQSVLYVRDGLEGKARALIDPNSWSDDGATALAGWWPSEDGSKLVYAIQDGGSDWRTVKVLDVATGETLEDTIKWVKFSGMAWIGNDAFLYSRFPEPKEGAEFQSLNLNQAVYYHKVGTPQAEDRLVYSTPDTPKTGHGAATTSDNQWVVITSSVGTDEKYEITVIPIGKNDWTPTRLISGFEHDWQLIDSVDGKLYFITDSGAPRLRVVRFDMADTGKPPAEIVPESEATLSAASIVGDRMIVSYLEDAKSLAELYSLDGREVGKIDLASIGTAAGFRGKPGNPETFYRFSSFTQPGAIYRLDTDTGASTLFTAPDLAFDPAEYVTRQVFYPSKDGTKIPMFIVHRGDIDLSKGAPTLLYGYGGFNISLTPGFSPTRMAWMESGGVFAMANLRGGGEYGKIWHDAGRLLNKQNVFDDFIAAGEYLIREGITGKDQLAVEGRSNGGLLIGAVVNQRPDLFAAGHAAVGVMDMLRFDRFTAGRYWVDDYGYPDREADFKNLLSYSPYHNIQDGTDYPAVIVSTADTDDRVVPGHSFKYTAALQAADTGTAPKIIRIETRAGHGSGKPTEKIIEEFSDIYAFLAHHTGLEVNTGDQ, encoded by the coding sequence ATGCGTTCGACACGCTTTTTTGCCATGATTTTGGGGAGCGCTGCCATGATCGCCACGCCGTCTCAAGCGCGCGCCGATGATGACAGCATCAATGACGATACCGCCACAGCCCCGGCGATCGATATCCTCTCAGGCCAGCTCGACTATCCCGAGACTCGGACAGTGGATGTCGTGGAGCCGCAATTCGGTGTCGATGTCGCCGACCCTTATCGCTGGCTGGAAAATGACGTTCGCGAGGATTCCGCCGTTGCCCAATGGGTGGAACAGCAAAATGCGGTGACCAATGCCTATCTCGACGTGCTGCCCGGACGCGAGGCGCTGGCCAGGAAGATGACCGCCTTTTACGATTATGAGCGCTTCGGTCTGCCGGTCGCACGCGATGGCAAATATTTTTACAGCCGCAATGACGGCCTGCAGAACCAGTCGGTGCTTTATGTCCGTGACGGTCTGGAGGGCAAGGCGCGGGCGCTGATCGATCCCAATAGCTGGTCCGATGATGGGGCCACGGCGCTGGCCGGCTGGTGGCCGTCCGAGGATGGATCGAAGCTGGTCTATGCCATTCAGGATGGTGGTTCGGACTGGCGCACGGTGAAAGTGCTCGACGTCGCCACGGGTGAAACGCTTGAAGACACCATTAAATGGGTCAAATTTTCCGGCATGGCCTGGATCGGCAATGATGCGTTTCTCTATTCGCGCTTCCCCGAGCCGAAGGAAGGCGCCGAGTTCCAGTCGCTCAATCTCAATCAGGCGGTTTATTATCACAAGGTCGGCACGCCACAGGCGGAAGACCGTCTGGTCTATTCCACCCCCGATACACCCAAGACCGGACATGGCGCCGCGACCACTTCGGACAATCAATGGGTGGTGATCACCTCTTCGGTGGGCACCGACGAGAAATATGAGATCACGGTCATTCCCATCGGCAAGAATGACTGGACACCGACCAGGCTGATCAGCGGCTTCGAGCATGACTGGCAGCTGATCGATTCCGTCGACGGGAAGCTCTACTTCATCACCGATAGCGGCGCGCCGCGGCTGCGTGTCGTGCGCTTTGACATGGCCGATACCGGCAAGCCGCCGGCAGAGATAGTCCCTGAGAGCGAAGCAACGCTGTCGGCGGCCTCGATTGTCGGTGACAGGATGATTGTGAGCTATCTCGAAGATGCCAAATCGCTGGCCGAACTTTACTCGCTCGATGGACGCGAGGTCGGCAAGATCGATCTGGCCAGCATCGGCACTGCCGCCGGTTTTCGCGGCAAGCCCGGCAATCCCGAGACCTTTTACCGCTTTTCCAGCTTTACCCAGCCCGGTGCGATTTACCGGCTCGATACCGATACCGGCGCGAGCACCTTGTTCACCGCGCCGGATCTGGCCTTCGATCCGGCGGAATATGTCACCCGTCAGGTCTTCTACCCGTCAAAGGACGGCACCAAGATACCGATGTTCATCGTTCATCGCGGCGATATCGACCTTAGCAAAGGCGCGCCGACGCTGCTTTATGGCTATGGCGGCTTCAACATCTCGCTGACGCCGGGTTTCTCGCCGACTCGCATGGCGTGGATGGAGTCGGGTGGCGTGTTCGCCATGGCCAATCTGCGTGGCGGCGGTGAATATGGCAAGATATGGCATGATGCCGGACGCCTGCTCAACAAGCAGAATGTGTTCGATGACTTCATCGCTGCGGGTGAATATCTTATCAGGGAGGGTATTACCGGCAAGGACCAGCTCGCGGTCGAGGGCCGGTCCAATGGCGGCCTACTGATCGGTGCGGTGGTCAACCAGCGGCCCGACCTGTTCGCCGCCGGCCATGCGGCTGTCGGGGTGATGGATATGCTGCGCTTCGACCGCTTCACCGCCGGGCGCTATTGGGTCGATGATTATGGCTATCCCGACCGCGAGGCCGATTTCAAAAACCTGCTGTCCTATTCGCCCTATCACAACATTCAGGACGGCACCGACTATCCGGCGGTAATCGTCTCGACCGCCGATACCGATGACCGTGTGGTGCCGGGGCATAGCTTCAAATATACTGCGGCGTTGCAGGCGGCGGATACCGGTACGGCACCGAAGATCATCCGCATCGAAACCCGGGCAGGCCATGGCTCGGGCAAACCGACCGAGAAGATCATCGAGGAATTTTCCGACATTTATGCGTTTCTGGCGCACCATACCGGGCTGGAGGTAAATACCGGGGACCAGTAA
- a CDS encoding trimeric intracellular cation channel family protein — protein MATPLPSTEIIGPILTALDLFGIAVFAASGALAAARKGQTLVTFSFFALVTGVGGGTIRDLLIGAPVFWIVDSRILIVIFAVVAAIWITPERWWKGRMLDWFDAAGLAAYGVFGAAKALEYGIAPLPAMVMGVVTACVGGVIRDVLAGEPSILLKPELYVTAAALAASLFVLLESLGVMAPVAALIAAISGFALRGIAIQFQLGLPRYRGGEAEQDG, from the coding sequence ATGGCAACACCGCTTCCCTCCACCGAGATTATCGGCCCAATCCTGACCGCGCTCGACCTGTTCGGCATTGCGGTATTTGCCGCTTCCGGCGCGCTGGCAGCGGCGCGCAAGGGTCAGACACTGGTGACATTCAGCTTCTTCGCGCTGGTCACCGGTGTAGGCGGTGGCACCATTCGCGACCTGCTGATTGGCGCACCGGTCTTCTGGATTGTCGACAGCCGCATATTGATCGTCATCTTTGCCGTGGTCGCGGCGATCTGGATCACCCCCGAACGCTGGTGGAAGGGGCGGATGCTCGACTGGTTCGACGCGGCGGGGCTGGCCGCCTATGGCGTATTCGGCGCGGCCAAGGCGCTGGAATATGGCATCGCGCCATTGCCGGCCATGGTGATGGGCGTGGTTACCGCCTGTGTCGGCGGCGTGATCCGCGACGTGCTGGCAGGTGAGCCATCGATCCTGCTTAAGCCCGAGCTCTATGTCACGGCCGCAGCGCTGGCCGCCAGCCTGTTCGTGCTGCTCGAAAGCCTGGGCGTAATGGCCCCTGTGGCCGCGCTGATCGCGGCAATATCCGGCTTTGCACTGCGCGGCATTGCCATCCAGTTCCAGCTCGGCCTGCCACGCTATCGCGGTGGCGAAGCCGAACAGGACGGCTAA
- a CDS encoding serine hydrolase domain-containing protein, whose product MQSVYQGAVAMLLASSIVFTPVSLAAVEQQAQEPSLGSDVDVAALAAAAGKVAEQPNVGGVAIGVIRNGKLVHTAYAGEAAPGVAVTGDHWFNTASVAKTLIAETVLHLVARGAMGLDDPIGEHFRHPHLTDDPRYDLLTPRLILSHQTTLRNWPDSYDDNRLAFLGQPGNGKISYSGAGIEILMRYLEARFGTTYPELVETELFKPLGITGISVGRSAAVEANVAHGVNSDGEWQDAFRRSQGGSIIEVDDYSAADNMYATVPGYASLISALVAGTGLPPHLIAERQRLLSSGSERDLGYDCPPDIGFCPDRFGYGLGWAVFEHDGLTVLNHGGNDFAEHAQVYYNPKSGDGLVLFVTGGNAFRHGLEIIAAVDPELPMYRYYRALIASMQARQGG is encoded by the coding sequence ATGCAATCTGTCTATCAGGGCGCTGTTGCCATGCTTCTGGCGAGCAGCATAGTCTTTACTCCCGTGTCGCTCGCAGCAGTTGAGCAACAGGCGCAGGAGCCATCACTCGGGAGTGATGTAGATGTCGCTGCACTTGCTGCGGCGGCTGGCAAAGTTGCGGAACAACCCAATGTCGGCGGCGTTGCCATTGGCGTGATCCGCAATGGCAAGCTGGTGCATACAGCTTATGCTGGCGAGGCAGCACCGGGCGTAGCGGTAACCGGGGATCATTGGTTCAACACCGCATCGGTCGCCAAAACCCTGATCGCGGAGACCGTTCTGCACCTCGTCGCGCGCGGTGCCATGGGCCTTGATGATCCGATTGGAGAGCATTTCCGCCATCCGCACCTCACTGATGATCCGCGCTACGACCTGCTGACCCCGCGCCTCATCCTGTCGCATCAAACAACACTCAGAAACTGGCCCGATAGCTATGATGACAACCGCCTCGCCTTTCTCGGCCAGCCGGGTAACGGCAAGATCAGCTATTCCGGCGCCGGGATCGAGATCCTCATGCGCTATCTCGAAGCGCGGTTCGGAACGACTTACCCCGAACTTGTAGAAACGGAATTGTTCAAGCCGCTTGGCATCACCGGGATCAGTGTTGGCCGTAGCGCCGCCGTCGAGGCCAATGTGGCGCACGGCGTCAACAGCGATGGTGAATGGCAGGATGCCTTTCGCCGATCACAGGGCGGCAGCATCATCGAGGTGGATGACTACAGCGCTGCCGACAATATGTACGCCACCGTTCCCGGCTATGCCTCGCTGATCTCAGCGCTGGTCGCAGGAACCGGATTGCCACCCCATCTCATTGCCGAGCGTCAGCGACTGCTGTCTTCGGGCTCCGAACGCGATCTGGGCTATGATTGTCCCCCCGATATCGGCTTTTGCCCGGACCGTTTCGGCTATGGCCTGGGCTGGGCGGTTTTCGAGCATGACGGCCTGACCGTACTCAACCATGGCGGCAATGATTTCGCGGAACATGCTCAGGTCTATTACAATCCGAAAAGCGGTGATGGCCTGGTGCTGTTCGTGACGGGCGGCAATGCTTTCCGGCATGGGCTGGAGATCATTGCCGCGGTTGATCCGGAGCTGCCAATGTACCGCTATTATCGCGCATTGATCGCCTCTATGCAGGCGCGGCAGGGCGGCTGA
- the lpdA gene encoding dihydrolipoyl dehydrogenase, with protein sequence MSNEFDYDVLVIGSGPGGYVAAIRAAQLGLKTACAESRDTLGGTCLNVGCIPSKALLHASELYEEAHSGALEKFGIKLSGAKLDLSQMMSEKDKAVGELTGGIEFLFKKNKVTWIKGLASFEDAHTVKVGDETVRVKNIVIATGSSVTPLPGAEIDNAKGIVVDSTGALSLPKVPEHLVLIGGGVIGLELGSVWRRLGAKVTVVEYLDQILPGMDGEVRKESAKIFKKQGFDIKTSTKVTGVTIKGKKATVTVEPAAGGDAEEMTADAVLVCIGRSPNTEGLALEKAGLATNNRGQIEVNHDFATSVPNIYAIGDVIPGPMLAHRAEDEGIAVAENIAGQTGIVNHDLIPGVVYTHPEIANIGKTEEELKEAGVNYKKGKFPFMGNSRAKTNRDTDGFVKVLADAETDRVLGVHIISSLAGTMIAQIVQAMEFGATSEDIAYTCHAHPTHSEAVKEAAMAVTGKPIHI encoded by the coding sequence ATGAGCAACGAATTCGACTATGACGTACTGGTAATCGGTTCTGGCCCAGGTGGTTATGTCGCCGCTATTCGCGCTGCACAGCTTGGCCTGAAGACCGCCTGTGCCGAGAGCCGCGATACTCTGGGTGGTACCTGCCTCAATGTCGGCTGTATCCCGTCCAAGGCGTTGCTGCATGCATCAGAGCTTTACGAAGAGGCGCATAGCGGCGCGCTGGAGAAATTCGGCATCAAGTTGAGCGGCGCCAAGCTCGACCTGTCGCAGATGATGTCAGAAAAGGACAAGGCAGTTGGCGAGCTTACCGGCGGCATCGAGTTTCTGTTCAAGAAGAACAAGGTGACCTGGATCAAGGGCCTGGCCAGCTTCGAGGATGCTCATACCGTCAAGGTGGGCGATGAAACGGTGCGGGTGAAGAATATCGTTATCGCCACCGGCTCGTCGGTGACCCCGCTTCCGGGTGCCGAGATCGACAACGCCAAGGGCATCGTCGTCGACTCCACCGGGGCACTGTCGCTGCCCAAAGTGCCCGAGCATCTGGTGCTGATCGGCGGCGGGGTCATCGGGCTGGAGCTCGGCAGCGTCTGGCGGCGTCTGGGTGCAAAGGTCACCGTAGTCGAATATCTCGACCAGATCCTGCCCGGCATGGACGGCGAAGTCCGCAAGGAATCGGCCAAGATTTTCAAGAAGCAGGGCTTTGATATCAAGACCTCGACCAAGGTCACCGGTGTTACCATCAAGGGCAAGAAAGCCACGGTGACGGTCGAACCGGCCGCTGGCGGCGATGCCGAGGAAATGACCGCCGATGCGGTGCTGGTGTGCATTGGCCGCAGCCCGAATACCGAGGGACTGGCGCTGGAAAAGGCCGGTCTGGCTACCAATAATCGCGGCCAGATCGAGGTCAATCACGATTTCGCAACTTCGGTGCCCAATATCTACGCCATTGGCGATGTTATTCCCGGCCCGATGCTGGCGCACCGCGCCGAAGATGAAGGCATTGCGGTGGCCGAGAACATCGCTGGCCAGACCGGCATCGTCAATCACGACCTGATTCCCGGCGTGGTCTATACCCACCCGGAAATCGCCAATATCGGCAAGACCGAGGAAGAGCTGAAAGAGGCAGGCGTCAACTACAAAAAGGGCAAATTCCCGTTCATGGGCAATAGCCGCGCCAAGACCAATCGCGACACTGACGGCTTCGTCAAGGTTCTCGCCGATGCCGAAACCGATCGGGTTCTCGGCGTGCACATCATCTCGTCGCTCGCCGGCACGATGATCGCCCAGATAGTGCAGGCAATGGAATTCGGCGCGACCAGCGAGGATATCGCCTATACCTGCCATGCCCATCCGACGCACAGCGAAGCGGTGAAGGAAGCGGCCATGGCAGTCACCGGCAAGCCGATCCACATTTAG
- the odhB gene encoding 2-oxoglutarate dehydrogenase complex dihydrolipoyllysine-residue succinyltransferase, with protein sequence MSIDVTVPQLGESITEATVGEWLKQPGDAVAADEPVASLETDKVSVEVPAPAAGVMGEHAVAEGDTVEVGALIATIDTDGRAAPKAAPAAEKTAAPAAAPTEEAPSGEVPTLSPAVRRLVLEHGVDPTKIKGTGRDGRLTKEDVLAAANRADDPVPGGSANVAVTDVGNPPDKPGAKLREVERVRMTRIRQTIAKRLKSAQDNAALLTTFNDVDMTAVMETRAKYKDLFEKKHGVRLGFMGFFTKAACLALKDVPAVNAQIEGDEIVYHNYADISVAVSAPNGLVVPVIRNAESLSFADIENTIGDFGKRAKAGTLKMEEMQGGTFTISNGGVFGSLMSTPIINPPQSAVLGLHRIEKRPVVMPDGSIAARPMMYLALSYDHRLIDGKEAVTFLVRIKEAIEDPARLLIDL encoded by the coding sequence ATGAGTATCGATGTTACCGTCCCCCAGCTGGGCGAATCCATTACCGAAGCGACTGTAGGCGAATGGCTGAAGCAGCCCGGAGACGCCGTTGCCGCCGATGAACCGGTGGCCAGCCTCGAGACCGACAAGGTCTCGGTCGAAGTCCCCGCCCCGGCTGCAGGGGTGATGGGTGAACACGCCGTCGCCGAAGGTGATACCGTCGAAGTCGGCGCGCTGATCGCTACCATCGACACCGATGGAAGGGCTGCACCCAAAGCGGCTCCGGCAGCAGAAAAGACGGCAGCACCTGCCGCTGCTCCGACAGAGGAAGCACCTAGCGGCGAAGTTCCCACCCTGTCCCCGGCGGTGCGCCGGCTGGTATTGGAGCATGGCGTTGACCCGACCAAGATCAAGGGCACTGGCCGCGATGGCCGCCTGACCAAGGAAGATGTTCTCGCCGCCGCGAACCGGGCCGATGACCCTGTCCCTGGCGGATCGGCAAATGTCGCAGTAACCGATGTCGGCAATCCGCCGGACAAGCCCGGGGCCAAGCTGCGCGAGGTTGAGCGGGTGCGCATGACCCGTATCCGCCAGACCATCGCCAAGCGACTCAAATCGGCCCAGGACAATGCCGCACTGCTCACCACCTTCAACGATGTCGACATGACCGCGGTGATGGAAACGCGCGCCAAATATAAGGACCTGTTCGAGAAGAAGCATGGCGTCCGCCTCGGCTTTATGGGCTTTTTCACCAAAGCTGCCTGTCTCGCACTGAAGGACGTGCCTGCGGTCAACGCGCAGATCGAGGGCGATGAGATCGTCTATCACAATTATGCCGATATTTCGGTCGCGGTCAGCGCGCCCAATGGCCTGGTCGTGCCGGTAATCCGCAATGCCGAGAGCCTATCCTTCGCCGACATTGAAAACACCATTGGCGATTTCGGCAAGCGCGCCAAGGCGGGCACGCTGAAAATGGAAGAAATGCAGGGCGGAACCTTTACCATTTCCAATGGTGGCGTGTTCGGATCGCTGATGTCGACCCCGATCATCAACCCGCCACAATCTGCCGTACTCGGCTTGCACCGCATCGAAAAACGCCCGGTGGTGATGCCCGACGGCTCGATCGCCGCACGGCCGATGATGTATCTCGCGCTGAGCTACGACCATCGCCTGATTGACGGCAAGGAAGCAGTGACGTTTCTTGTGCGCATCAAGGAAGCAATCGAGGATCCGGCGCGGCTGCTGATTGATTTGTAA